AAGCTAGTGGGAAATACTGGTCATGAGGGTCTCTTCCTACTGCAACTAACAACTGAACTCCATAACTTGTCTTCAAGTGACAACCATCTACCCCAATGAATGGCCTGCAACTACCTAAAAAACCCTCCTTACAACCCTCCAAACACATGTAAAATGACCCAAACCTTGGTGGCAAGGTGGGCTGGGGTTGATTGACCTTAATCTTGAAGGTCCCAGCCTTGACTCTTAATAACTCAACCACATAGTCATACAGACGAGCATATTGTCCTTCTCCATCACCCACTAAACAATCCATTGCAATTTTCTTAGCTCTTCCAGCCTTCCAATAAGTTATTCCAACactatatgatttttttatttcatctatgATTTGAATGACTGTCATCCCTGCAACATTCACAAATCTGTCAACCAAAACCTGTGCAATCCATTCTACACTTGCACTTTTGCTACCAAAAGTCCTTCCATAATTGTGCCCAACTAGAGTTTTGACTCTAAAGGTTTGGCTACTTCCTACCTTGCTAGCCATAATAAGAAAACCACACCCTTTCTTACAAACTACCCTTACTCTCTTCGAACCATTCTTCACAAACTTCACTTCTTTTCCATTCAAAACGCTATGCTCCTGTAGGGCACTCTTAAAATCCTTCAAAGACTTAAACTCCATTCCCAATCTAAAATTGAATCCCCTAGTCATATCTTCTGCTTTATACCTTGGAAAGTGCTTTTTGTTCTCCATGACATCCTCATCACTATCTACATTTGAGGACAAGTCATCTGTATCATAATCTTCATTTATCTCATGTTGTCCAACCTCTTCGTTAATGACAAATGCCGCCTCACTATCTTCAAATCTCCTCCTAacacttttcttttactttttcattttcttccaccTATCCAAAACTGGATTaatatttcttctctcttcctccATCGTCACATTGTCCATCCcaaacccatcatcatcatttgcCATTCTCTCCTCTTCACTGTCATCAACATTTTCCATCCCTTCTCCCTCAAGAACATTGCCCTCTTCACCTTGCTCTTCACCTTGCTCTTCATCTTTCTCTTCATCTTGCTCTTCATCTTGCTCTTCATCTTGCTCNTCCACCATTTCTCCCTCAACATTCCCCTCTTCCTCTTCGTCATCATCTTGCTCTTCCACCATTTCTCCCTCAACATTCCCCTCTTCCTCTTCGTCATCTAGTACcaagtcttctacttcaacatTTCCCTCCACCCCACcaatattttcttcatccatAACAACATGTTCCTCCATCTCCTCTACTCTTATTTCTCTGCCTGACTGGGTTGCCCATGTTGAACATAAATTTCAACTTCCTCCTTATTTGCCTCTGCATAGTTAGACAACAAAATGGCTTCTCTGTCATCTGTCAGTGGTCTNAGGTTGTTCATTGCCTTTTGTTTCGAACCCTTCCACCAAAGCTTGAACTCTCCATCATACTTGAATTCTCTAACAAATCCCACCGCTTCAAAGTATGACCACATGTCNCAACATGTTCCTCCATCTCCTCTACTCTTATTTCTCTGCCTGACTGGGTTGCCCATGTTGAACATAAATTTCAACTTCCTCCTTATTTGCCTCTG
This genomic stretch from Vigna radiata var. radiata cultivar VC1973A chromosome 7, Vradiata_ver6, whole genome shotgun sequence harbors:
- the LOC106766020 gene encoding acidic leucine-rich nuclear phosphoprotein 32-related protein 2-like, producing the protein MEEHVVMDEENIGGVEGNVEVEDLVLDDEEEEGNVEGEMVEEQDDDEEEEGNVEGEMVXEQDEEQDEEQDEEKDEEQGEEQGEEGNVLEGEGMENVDDSEEERMANDDDGFGMDNVTMEEERRNINPVLDRWKKMKK